In Sebastes umbrosus isolate fSebUmb1 chromosome 7, fSebUmb1.pri, whole genome shotgun sequence, the sequence CAAAGCCGAAAGACGGAACTCAGAAAATAAGTTCTGCCTTCAGGCATGAGAAACAAACAGTGTTGCATCTCaggtcttgtttttttcttttgttttgttgttttacgTAATTCAGTAGGGGGCAAGCATGTcttattttccctttttaagTGTGCATTCATTAAAAGTACTTTTGGACTTATAATATTGATTCTTTTAATTACATCCTTTTAACTAGttgcatttctttgtttatGGAAGAGTCTTAGTCTTTGGGAAGGGGGGCTAGGGGGCTCGGGCTGGGATGGGAGTCTCACATGGCTGCAGGAAGTGGTCGGCGTTCAGTCCTACACAGTCTGAAAGGCCTTGGTCTGGGCGGGGACCATGAGGGTCGGGGCTGTGGGCCCAGACATGTTCCTGGTGTTGTATTTGGGAGTGGCAGGGGGCTCGGGGGTCTTGGGCACCACTGAAGTGTAGGCTGGAGGGGACTGGGGGAAGCCTGGAGGCTGTCCGTTCTCCTTGAGAGCTGCCACAGCGGGAGGGCGGGGGCGGTGACCGCGCTGGGCGCTATTGTGCACCATGGACTGGGTGGAGGAGGCGCCGGAGCGGGAGCTGCCTGAGCGGGACGAGGAGAGGGAGTTGGGCTTCACGAGCTTGGCCTTGGGAGCCTCCGCATCCTCCCTGTGgtcggaaacacacacacacacacacacacagcaaacaatGACGACAAAGGTCCATTTATTTCATATCAACTGTACCtctaaaaatagagaaaaggaacacacacacacaaccgcaAAACAGCTCAACACAGCACCATTCCCTAACACTATTCTAAGACCCTATTCACATGGGACCAGTATTACATGGGGACCTCATGTAATTCATGAGATACCCCCCAGCCTCTGAGTTTTGTGGAACACATTTGCATGGAATAATAAAATCTGCTGAAATCACTAGTTCCCCAGACGCAATTGttgaatgaagaaaaaaaaaaaaaagttttcactGAGAACACAATGCAAACTTTCCTTTTATAATTCTACTTTCATGACAGAAGGagaataaaaaatgtacaaaatagcACAGAAGAATAGAAACCGCGCGGCAAAAACAACTTAAAATTGACAGTAGCATTAATCACCGAAACTAAGGTAATTTGTTCCGTGATTGTTACTCGGATGGTATTGAAATTGTGGCGGATCTCCACGGTTATTATAAATCACTGTCACCGGGTCACCAAGGTGTGTGGGTTGCGAGGCGAAGTCAGCAGGTAATATTATCCCATTGATATGAGGCTTATATTCTCTATAGAGAGTCAGAAATAGAAAGCTCTCATCTGTGCACTGTTAGCTGAGCGGTACCGTCTCAGACACACCAGAGTTTGTTCTATAACTCTTGAAAgaagaacatttttaaacagcGGGTTCTAAATCCACACCCAAGAGATGTGCGTCACTAAAGCTGGTGTAGTCTGGTTCGGCACATTAGTGGAAAGTCTCAGACTCTTAACATggtataaaaacagaaaacatctaCATTATTTACTTACAGATGTCCCTCAACCATTCTGCATTATGCATTGTTACATTAGTAAATATGCACCTACACCGACTCCAGTCTGTCACAAAACAATGCTGCTGCCTTTACAAGTGTCATTAACGGTCCACAGGGCCCGCCGCTGCACGCAGGCTTCAGAGCGAGGAGTAAACACTAGTGagatcccacacacacacaaggggtGTGTGAAAAGATAATCGATGAACACTTGACCTTGtagttgttgttatttttagacacacatacacgcacacacaggcaggtagacaggtagacagcaAACACACCCAAGCATACAGGAGCTGTTGCTGTGTCAGTAACTTGTAGCTGGTTTAGAACAGTTTCAGTTGAACTGGAGCTTATGGAGTAACACACACAGGTTAAAGGGGACGTatcgtgcttattttcaggttcatacttgtattttgggtttccactagaatatctttacatattttaatgtccaaaagacacacaacacaaagcccagtctgctctgattggcttgggAGAAAAATAtagtgcacctttgcaaaggtagttctcaagccgtgggcggtatattctaatgaggctgcatgtgacataggaaggggagccaaatatTAATGGCTTGTTgagtcacatgttttctgatctatgcagcccacaaaaaactgactgggttgtcttaattcacagtttgtgggttggcactgaaaatgtttttcatgatatgtcccctttaatgcacAGCTATACGCTAAGGTTAGAGCTATTGCTCAGAACAAGTCTGTGTTCAGCTGAACTGCAGCTAAACATGAACTCAACTCACTTTACGCGGGTGTTTTAGATGCATGTTGCGTAATACTAGTATGTGCTGCAAATTCAATTATATGATTCCCTATAGCCATTTGACTAACTTTTTCAATATATACTTTTTCATTCACCTTTTTAAAGCAATTGCTAAGCAGAGTCAGAAAACACTGTGGCATGGAACATCAGATAtttacagttacagtatgtATCGGCTTGGCACATTTAATTCTTGTGTATATATCAATTATTAATAAcctttataatttttttccctaCAGATTTGTATCTAGTTCTCAAACTGAGTTCCAGTGCAATAAAATACTCTTACACTTTAATTCTAGAGAATTATTTCCGTCTAGTCTGGGGCAGCGACCTGCATAAAACGGCAAGAGAAATTGGGACCTAAAACTTTAATTGTAATATTAACTTTTTCATTTGTCTGCATTGGTTTTTCATGGCTCACCTGCCAACTTTGCACACACTATGTATATCATACGGCCTACTAAGCTTGAGATAGTACGGGTGCTGCAGCACCCACATCTCCAGGTGCACCGCCCCCGGCCCCAGGTGGCTCAGGCAGCCTATAATTGTATTGTTgcaagatatatttttttctgtctcattaTAGCTCACATGCCTCTGTCTCTCGCACCTGAGATACCTTGTTTTTGCATGAGATATAATAGCGTCAGCTAATACTTGGTTGTTGTAAATGTTCCTGCTCAGTTTGTCAGACAATCAAAAAATGTAACTGGCTTGACCTGATTAAGGCAGATGAAAGAACACACAGGCAGGACTATCTGCACTCACAATCCCACACATCCATACAATTTTAGTCAGCATTTTAACTAGAATAATAGCACAAAAAAATTGAACCAGTCACAGAAGAAAAGAGGATGCTTAAACCTGATCTCATTTggagtctcctcctcctcgtacttctttttctctttcttccggAAGACGAGCCAGATGATTAATATGACAATGAGGACACCGAGGGATATTCCCACCACTGCACCCGCTACCTTCCCTATATCCTTCACATCtgtgaatggagaagaagtgatGAGTGATGAGAGATAGAGTCACTTACTGTCACCTATTATTCATCGTTCACAAATACTCATGGTCCATGCTCGTTCACTGGAAACACCTCAACACCTCCCTACATCTGTGCCACAGTGCCCCAATTCAATTTAACACCTGGGCCATCAAACTGTTTCTGCTGATATGTATCGTTTTCTCCACACGTGACCCCAACCGTCCTGCTGGGCCTCTCAGGAAATGTGTTAGTGACAGTGAAACATAACTGTTGGAGCATAGGTGGTGACCAGTAGCCACCAGTTGAAGTTTAGTGCAATCCCAATAGTGTTAGAGGACGGGGAGGGTGAGAGTGTGGCggaataaatgtatttccagCTGCAGTTTGAAACAACAACCATCAATCAGTGTGGCAGTTTGGTGAGAGGTGAATGCCGCGAGGTCGACTCTCCCttccatccccaaaactcacgttGCATTGTGACCTCAACGGTGCAGTTTTCCTCTCCCACGTCATTGCTCGCTGTGCACCTGTAGACTCCTGTGCTGTCCATGGTGAGGTTCCTCAGGGTCACGAGCTCTGGGTTCTTGAGATCTGGGgaattcaaataaataactTGTGTGCTGTATATTGTTTCCTGCATGTTTATCCACAATGTCAATTACATTCGCAGGACATGACAGACaactgaaatgtctttaatGGTTGAAGAGATAAAGAGGGAAAGAGGCATGAgggacagaaacaaagagagagagagacattgatGGAGTGTTTATTTAAGAAGGAGGCCCATCACAGTGAGGAGGACTTGAAGAGAGTAGCAGGAGCGATGGAGTCCCACAGCCCCATGGGATATTTAGTTATCCCCACCAATGACAACCATGTGATATTACCTTTCAGCAGACCCATAAATAATGGGTGCTGACGCTGTGTGTTATCGTCCAATGAAAACTAATTAGACTGAACAGGTGTTGTTCGGTGGAGGTCAttaatttgaaggtttttgtcTGGGCACGCGCCATCGCAGATGCCAATTGAACACTGGAGGGAAAACTGAGACAGAGAGGTTGGCACCCCGGGGGTGTTTATGCCGGTTTAGAGAATACACAGTAGGGAGAATTGCCCTACCATTAGCTTCTCTGCTATAAACTGTCTCTGTTTCTATTTACAGGCGGATATGCCTGGTTATGATCCAAGAGGAATGCCAGAATCCACACCATGTGAATGAAGTGTGCCTCAGGGCTACTACCgagccagtgttttttttttttgttagtacAGAATGTAGCGGGAGCTGCCAGGCCGGTTCTGTGTATtacatttgattttctccactTTACACACAATCCAAGAAAACACTCAGTTCACACTGACATCATGCATGCAGGTATAATTCACTTGAGCCAGGCTGACATTTCTATGTCAAAGACATCTTCGTCAGATGACAGTATCAGCATGGATCCTCATGTTTATACAACTCATCCCCACAGAGTACAACCAGAAATCACAGGgctgctttttttgtgtttgatttcctggaaaaaaaaaatgtagtatgCATAATGTGGTCTTTAGCTGTAGATGGGAGTACTGGCACCGGGTCTAAAGATAAGAAAGGCATGCAGAATCAGTGGCCTAATTAGGACAATCTGAGCCCTTCTAAGTGTCCTTTAGTAAAGCAATGTAAGTGTTAATGATCTGGTGTATCCGCTCAGGAGGACGTAGTTGTACTGAGCAGATTTAAGTGTCAGTGTTTGCAAATGTATAAATGTGAAGTTGGGAGGAGGCGAAGGAAAGGCAGTGTGCTCAGCAAAACACTTCCACGGATAAATGCAGCCCATAAAAATCACTAATATGAACATGAATCTTCGTAGCATTCCTCTGCAGAGGGCTTGAATGATGAATCAGCACGTCAGCGTCGTGCCAATTATTTTCCTTACCTATCAGTGCCAGGTTTGGCAGTTTGCCCAGACTCTTGCCTTTGTCCAGTACTCGCTCCCACTTGTAGTTGATGGGGTCAGAGCCGTCGCTGGACTTGCAGCTCATCTTGACATCGCTGCCCTCCAGGAGTTTGCCATCCATCCAGCACCTCGGCTTGGAGGGTTTGACTGTAAGGACGCAATGGGAATCAGAAACGTCAGATTGTATTGAGGTgtatatgagaaaatgagtctacttctcacttgatttattacctcagtaaacattgtaaacatgagtttatggtctcaatttcTAGTTtcaggtgcagaagtttagttttccctcagaacacttgaatttcaatatgctataaggttattatggaatttttgcccaatgatgccaaaaatgttctgcctactgaagctttaactcgCCATAGATACTAGACCAAAGATGAGTCTGTAGCATCATCAAAACAAGCGTTGTAGTTGATCCATTGACAATGAATGAGAGACTCATATTACTGAAACTGTGGCCTGTGTGATTATATGGGAACATACGTAGACACATTTCCAAAATTTGAACTGTTATTGCTATTATAAAATAAAGCTTAAACGCTCAAACAAATGTTCTATGAGTTAATAAAACCAGTCTTCCACTCATTGTCAGTGGTTGGGTTAGTGATGATTTTACTCTCTGTGTGTCTAAAATGAGTTGAATTACAATGGATTatctctttaaataaaaaataaaaaaatactgacaTACAAGTTATCCCATAATGTAAAGCCAAGTGAAACAGTCCAACAATCACCTCAGAATAAAACACCACATAATATGAAGAGCAAAGGCATAAAAGTGACATAATAAGAACACAAATGGCTTGTTAAGTTGCACACAGTTGAAATGTTTAACATACAttgtaaactttatttaaatgtatctaTCTTTATCCACTACTGGTGTCATTTACCATTTTTTAATAAGGGTGAATGTAGCATCACAGTCATTTCTCCGAGCTGGTTACACACGCAGAAAAAGAACAGTCCCATAGGGAATGGATCAATGTGACCCCAGAGCTGGCTGTGGATGCTTGTGGTAATATGTTCTCCACAGGTCAAAGGTTTGGTCATAGTCCAGTAGCTGGAGGCACAGTACAGTATAGCTGGTGCCTGCTGAGCCCTGTACAGCTGCTCTGTTTAGATACACGCTGAGAAGCTCAGCAAAGCTATGAAAGCAGGGAAACAGCACACCGCTTTCTCCCTCGCAAGTGAGGTATTTTTAGATCAGTGGTGGGCTAAATTTAAACAtccactttgtgtttttgttgctctgtCATATTAGCGATGTCGACTTTTGTGTATTTGGTTATTGCTGCTTATCAGCAGCGTTGCATTATAAGTAACTGTAGTGCTAAAAGAGAGTATATAAAGTACATAAAGCCAGATAGCTTATGTGCCTTTGTCCATCTAACCTCATTTGTGTGTGCACTTCGCAGCTTTGTCAGGGTCAGTTAGGCATACACACAAATCCAAACACACCTGTATTTGCCCACACAAAAAATTACAACACATATACGCTCAAACACACTAAATCTGCACATGCAAATCCACACACTCTGCAGCAAGAATAGTGCAGGCATCTAGGCGTTACCGTTCAACACAAACAACCACTGGAGAGGCACGCATAAACCCtggcatacacacaaacacatacactcacacagaccGTCTCATGCCAAGCCAGCTACCAGCTCGGCTGCCAAGCTATTATCTTAGCGTGGGGAGCGAGaggaaaaatgcaaatgttcGTCTCTCTCAAAATCGAAAGTGTCACCGCAAAGCTGAGGGCAATTTGTAAAAATCGAGGCACTAACTAACTGAAATGTCTTtatggaagagagaggagagtgagaGCGAGGGGATTAACAGACTGTTCCATTAGAAAACCAATAACCGCGGGTTGAACTAATCTCCCATGATGTTTTAATAAATCGCCCGCTTTTCTGACATTGAGAACGCTCTTGCTCCTCCCGCTGGACTTTGTGGCTGGCTTTTGTGGCGCTGCCGCTCCCCCTTTTGCTGTCTGTCCTTCAGAGTTGTTTAGCTATTTGAGATATGCAGGCAGAGACGCATATTACCACTGAACTAGTTGTAAAGCTAAGCCATTTAGAACCATCTGTATGTTGTGCaaatgaggaaaacaaaaagaagggAATACAATATACAATGATGATTTTGCtgtgcacccgattcgactgttatcaggccattaaataggcattatgagttgctataagcaccatagatgtggatcagtaggggcctactatggctactatgttgtaaaagtgaaagcgaaacttaaaagcaacatgttttaacatgtaaaattgaatgaaacattacgttttgaacacaaacaaaaaggcttctttaggtttagacaacaaaactacaacttctttaggtttaggcaacaaaaacagttatgtttaggggaaaacatcttgtaagtgaaacttaacgcttgttaacacaaagacACCTGACTtcagcttctgctcctgtcttaattactacggtcactagaggtcgcttttgtcttcttttattccttctttcggcGATCAACCaagtgaatagatgataaaacccactattgggtgtagtaggcccctattgtcccacatctatggtgcttatagcgactgataacgcctatttaatagcctgacagcTGCCAAAACAGGCTTTTCTATAGTTGTAAGAGCTGAGACATGACTTGTACAGACTTGTACATTTCCTAAGTAGCTTATCCGTGGTTAGATTTATgacagatgattttttttcaatgtcaTTTTCAACTGCTAAATTTCATTATAGAATGTACCTCAAACTTAAAGCAAGGTCTGTTGTTTCTCATGGATGTCATAGAGGACACAAATGTATTAGCCTGTGCTATATAGGCATATAAAGACTTTAACTTGATGCTTGTCCTTGTAACTCAGACTCTAACATAATCAATCATGTTCTGCCAGACCCAGTCGCATGTTTCTGGTCTCACCTCATCAACAAACCAATCCAAACGAACCCAAACAGCATGAGCGAAAATCAAATCACACTGTCTGAATCAAATTGAATCATTAGGACAGTCAGCATGACGGAGGAAATGTGCCAGGCTAATGATCCACTGAttaggtctgtgtgtgtatatatgagTGTGTACAAATGGGTTTGGGTCTCTTCATGACCCGACTGTGTGTCTATTACAATGTGTCTGCCAACACTCACCCAGCACAATGAGGTTGACCTGGCTCCAGTGGTACTTTCCCCCAGTCTTGACTTTACAATAGTACTCCCCGGAGTCGGTCAACAGCAGGTCGCTGATCAGCAGAGAGGCGTCTCCGGCCAGGTACTCCCCAGCAAAGGACAGACGGCTGGCCTCGCTGCCCTCATTGGTGTACACCTGGCCCCCAAAGAAGGTAATGATCTAGATATATTgaagagcagaaaaacaaagacatatTTGAACATTGTTTACTGTATTCACTGACTATTCCCAGTACTCTCTTGTGTGACAAGCTCCTAATGTCTCCCTCTACATTCCTGAGGGCGACATCAAATCACAGTCGTCCCACTGCCGCTTAGCTCGTCCTTTTAGGAGAATTTTCCAATTTCCTCTTGGACCTGGTAaactaatattattttttgtatctaATTAATGCACTCAATCCCCCAAATGAGGCTTTTATATCATTTAACAACACTTTTGGTTAATTTACTGTAATTTCCCAACAGTAATACCCTTGATATATCTGACTGGTAGCCTGCcattaacatttaaaattatataaCTCCGATGATGCTGTACGTAGAGCTCAAACACATCCACACAGTCCCTCACTGCGTGAACAGTGTCGAGAAAAACAGAATACCAGCACTCATGGGTAACACTGTTAACAATCACTTTTTAATTAACACTTGGGaaataatattttacaaatgAACGCATTTGCTGGAATGCCAGTATCCTGCCAGTATTCATTTAGCTGATTATCTGCGTGCGCCGTTATCTCCTTATGCTCTTTCTACGAGCGGAGCTGTCAAATTGACCAAATAAAAATCTATTCTGGTGCTGAGATAAAAGATTAAAATGCCCACAGTGGCACTGATGTGATGTTAGCACTCTGGCAAGAAAGTAAAAGGCTGGAGAACTAAACAAATGTCACACACCCACAAAAAAGTACATCCATAGTAACCTATACTAGCGTTCAGACAAGAAATGTGTGTTTCACCCACAAAATACTGAAcggttttcaatgaaaatgacaaaatCAGGCCACCATGTGTCATGTTGGATTTTGGTCAGATCTGGATCTTATAGTGCCACACTGTTGCCCTTTTTTATGCAAACCAGTAGAGGCATTAATATTAGTTTACAAAAgttattcttttgttttatgATACTGTTATCTAATAATTGGTTGCCAAAGTTCTGCAGCATGGCATAAACTGCAAAAAATCTTGAGTGCATTATACTATTGTCACCATATAGTGCATGATCCATCAAAATATTAGCATACATTAGCATGTTGGATGGCTGGGCAGTGTCATGACACGGGGGCGCCTCTGGATCTCCCCATTTAGTGTTCACAATGAACAGCTACTGCAGTCAGTATTGGATTGAAGTCAGTAGCACTGCATGAGTCATtttcaaaaatataataaacatacCTGGTAATAGTGATAAAATGACCAAATGGGGTGGACTTTTGAAGTGCATTAATACTATGTATtgatgtgtttctgtgggggaatAGCAGGACTGTTAACGTACAGTATGTTTGTATGGATGCCTGTATATGTGTGCACCTCACACATTCAGGGTAcaaacatatatgtatgtatatttaaattCAAATGCATATATACTCATGTGGGTTTCtatattgttattttgttttctttataatttggggtaacacttcattttacaggtccacaaatttcacggtaattaggtgataattagcaagtaacctttttgaaatttctttggaatgactgccaaa encodes:
- the clmpb gene encoding CXADR-like membrane protein, which codes for MGFPAAMSAIFRSLFLVLFSLLSAGAQTEMKKVVGDNATLPCHHQFPSSNSLDIEWLLQKPNSKQKVIITFFGGQVYTNEGSEASRLSFAGEYLAGDASLLISDLLLTDSGEYYCKVKTGGKYHWSQVNLIVLVKPSKPRCWMDGKLLEGSDVKMSCKSSDGSDPINYKWERVLDKGKSLGKLPNLALIDLKNPELVTLRNLTMDSTGVYRCTASNDVGEENCTVEVTMQHVKDIGKVAGAVVGISLGVLIVILIIWLVFRKKEKKKYEEEETPNEIREDAEAPKAKLVKPNSLSSSRSGSSRSGASSTQSMVHNSAQRGHRPRPPAVAALKENGQPPGFPQSPPAYTSVVPKTPEPPATPKYNTRNMSGPTAPTLMVPAQTKAFQTV